The genomic DNA CGCGCGCAACTACCTTATTATGCCGGTTTTCTTCGCCAATAAGCCCGGCCATTTATTGGGGGTGCGCGTTGTTGCTATCAAGCCATAGCTCATCTGGTAAAAAGTAGGTGCGGGGCTTGCCCCCGCCCGTCGTTGAACAATCCGTGCTAGATTCGTTCAACGACGGGCGGGGGCAAGCCCCGCACCCTACGCCTCGACCGCTATTTTTGGTGCGCCCGCCAGAATATCAGCGTTGGCGAACTCGGCGTATTTCTCAAAGTTTTTGATGAATTTTTCGGCCAAATCGGAGGCCGTGCGGTCATACGCCTCTTTGTCGCGCCAGGTGTGGCGCGGGTCCAGAATCTCGGTGGGCACCCCCGGCACGGCACCGGGCACGGCCACCCCAAAGATGGGATGGGTGCGGAAGGTTACCTCGCTGAGCACGCCCGAGAGCGCGGCCGTAATCATGGCGCGGGTGTGGGCCAGCTTCATGCGCTGGCCAGTGCCGTAGCTGCCGCCCGACCAGCCCGTGTTGACCAGCCACACCTGCACGGTGGGGTTTTCGTCTAGCTGATGGCCCAGCATCTCGGCGTAGCGGGTTGGGTGCAGGGGGAGGAATACCTGCCCGAAGCAGGCCGAAAACGTGGTTTGGGGCTCCAAGATGCCCATTTCGGTGCCCGCCACCTTGGCCGTATAGCCGCTCAGAAAGTGGTACATGGCGTGGCTGCGGTCGAGCTTGCTGATGGGGGGTAGCACTCCGAAGGCATCGGCCGTGAGGAAGAAAATATGCTGCGGCGCGGTTCCTACGCTCGGCAACACGGCATTTGGGATAAAATCGATGGGGTAGGCGGTGCGCGTATTTTCGGTTACGCTTTTGTTGGCGTAGTCCACGGTGTGCGTATCGGGCCGGAAGCGCGTGTTTTCCACGATAGCCCCGAAGCGAATAGCGTCCCAAATTTCGGGCTCCTTGGCCTGGTTCAGGTCAATCACCTTGGCATAGCAGCCACCCTCAAAGTTGAAAATGCCCCCCTCGGGCGTCCAGCCGTGCTCATCGTCGCCAATGAGCCCGCGCGCCGGGTCGGTCGAGAGAGTCGTTTTGCCCGTGCCCGACAGGCCAAAGAAAATAGCCGTGTCGCCCTGCGCGCCCACGTTGGCCGAGCAGTGCATGGGTAGGGTCTGGCGCTGGTGCGGCAGCAGGTAGTTGAGTACCCCAAAAATACCCTTTTTCATCTCGCCGGCATAGGCCGTGCCGCCGATAAGAATGAGCTTTTCGGTGAAGTTAATAATCGCGAAGTTCTTCTGGCGGGTGCCATCCACAGCTGGGTCGGCTTCAAAGCCGGGCGCGCAAATAATACTGAAATCAGGCGTCCAGGTAGTATCGGCGGTGGCCTCGGGCCGCAAGAACAGGTTGTAGCAGAAGAGATTATGCCAGGCCAGCTCATTTACCACGCGCAGCTTGAGCTGGTAGTCAGGGTTGGCGCCTGCGTAGGCGTCGCGCACGAAAATCTCCTTATCGGCTAGGTAGGCCACCATCTTCTGGTGCAGCTGCGTGAACTGGGCCGGCGCGAAAGGAATGTTGATATCGCCCCACCACACGCTCCCAGCGGTGCCAGCATCCTGCACAATAAACCGGTCTTTGGGCGAGCGACCGGTAAATTGGCCGGTGTCGCACATGAGCGCGCCCGTATCCGTTAGCTGGCCTTCGCCCCGGCGCAGGGCGTGCTCCACGAGCGCGGCAGGCGGCAGGTTTAGGTGCGCCTGGGGCGGCGCTTGCGGAAAGCCAAGGGGAGCCAAGCGTGCTGCAACAGCTTTGTGGTCAGCCATGTAAAAAGTGCAAAAAGGGTAAAAAATGGGTAGGAGCAGGGTAAGGAAAATCGAAGTGCACAACTTGGCTGCCCGAGCAGCTGGTGCTAACATTTGCGGAGAATAATTGCGCTGCTTGCAGTAAAAAACAGCGCTGTCCCCACAGACGGGAAGCCCCTAGATGAGTTTAATACAAAGGTAAGTAAGATTAGCGAAAATTCGCTGCAAGTGCGGATTCGCTAAGCGCAAGCCGGGCCTGTTTGGCTGCTCGTTGAGTTTAGTTGGCCGGCATTACCCCAAAGTTTTCTTAGCTTTACCCACCCCCGGCCCGTCGTGGCCTGTGGGCTTTTTACTTTCTCTTTCTTTATCCCCTCGTTACCCACATGCAACCTGCTACCGCCAGCCTGCGCCCGCAACCGCCCCAAACGGCCTCGGGCAGCCACCCGCGCGGCCTCTACCTCCTGTTTGCCACCGAAATGTGGGAGCGCTTCAGCTATTACGGCATGCGCGCCGTGCTGGTGCTGTTTCTCATCGACGCCATGCGGATGGATAAGGCCTTCGCGTCGAAGTTCTACGGTGGCTACACCAGTCTCATCTACTTAACGCCCCTCATCGGGGCCTACATCTCAGACCGGTACTGGGGCAACCGCCGTTCCATCCTCACCGGTGGGCTGCTGATGGCTGTAGGGCAATTCACGCTCTTTGCTTCGGCCAGCATTTACGGTGGGGTTCAGGACCACCCCCTTAGCCATTGGCTGCTATACCTGGGTTTGGGGGCCATGATTGTGGGTAATGGGTTTTTCAAACCCAATATCTCGTCGATGGTGGGCTCGCTCTACACGCCGGGCGACAAGCGCAAGGATGCGGCCTACACCATCTTTTACATGGGTATCAACCTGGGCTCACTCATCGGCAATACTATTACCAGTCTCTTAGGCGATACCGGGCGCTCCCAGGATTTTCGTTGGGCTTTCCTGGCCTGCGGCATCGCCATGACGTTTGGCACGCTTGTCTTCAACTGGGGCAAAGGCAAATACCTGCATACCCCGGAGGGCCAGCAGGTGGGCCTCACGCCCACTCACTCGACCACAATTAAAGGCATTTTTGCTCTTTTGCCCGTGCTGCTGGTATTAATACTGGGTATCCTGTACCTCGACTCGGCCAAGTTCCCCACCATTGCCCCTCTGCTGCTTGTCGCGGTGATAGGCATCGC from Hymenobacter psoromatis includes the following:
- a CDS encoding peptide ABC transporter; the protein is MQPATASLRPQPPQTASGSHPRGLYLLFATEMWERFSYYGMRAVLVLFLIDAMRMDKAFASKFYGGYTSLIYLTPLIGAYISDRYWGNRRSILTGGLLMAVGQFTLFASASIYGGVQDHPLSHWLLYLGLGAMIVGNGFFKPNISSMVGSLYTPGDKRKDAAYTIFYMGINLGSLIGNTITSLLGDTGRSQDFRWAFLACGIAMTFGTLVFNWGKGKYLHTPEGQQVGLTPTHSTTIKGIFALLPVLLVLILGILYLDSAKFPTIAPLLLVAVIGIAVMIFSDKSLSKADIQGVIVIFVVSFFVVFFWAAFEQAPASLTFFAKENMNRTLFGITLPPSIFQNLNAFFVIAGAPVMAMLWTALGRRGNEPPSPVKMAIGLALLALGYLVMCFGVKDLQPGVKVSMFFLVALYFFHSIGELCLSPIGLSLVNKLAPVKFASLLMGVWFLANAAANYLAGYMSSLYPDPQSKAPAPVLLGYHINNLYDFFMVFVVSASVAAAILLVISPKLVNIMKAREAEAIV
- a CDS encoding phosphoenolpyruvate carboxykinase (ATP) (PEP carboxykinase; PEP carboxylase; PEPCK; catalyzes the phosphorylation and decarboxylation of oxaloacetate to form phosphoenolpyruvate using ATP), whose protein sequence is MADHKAVAARLAPLGFPQAPPQAHLNLPPAALVEHALRRGEGQLTDTGALMCDTGQFTGRSPKDRFIVQDAGTAGSVWWGDINIPFAPAQFTQLHQKMVAYLADKEIFVRDAYAGANPDYQLKLRVVNELAWHNLFCYNLFLRPEATADTTWTPDFSIICAPGFEADPAVDGTRQKNFAIINFTEKLILIGGTAYAGEMKKGIFGVLNYLLPHQRQTLPMHCSANVGAQGDTAIFFGLSGTGKTTLSTDPARGLIGDDEHGWTPEGGIFNFEGGCYAKVIDLNQAKEPEIWDAIRFGAIVENTRFRPDTHTVDYANKSVTENTRTAYPIDFIPNAVLPSVGTAPQHIFFLTADAFGVLPPISKLDRSHAMYHFLSGYTAKVAGTEMGILEPQTTFSACFGQVFLPLHPTRYAEMLGHQLDENPTVQVWLVNTGWSGGSYGTGQRMKLAHTRAMITAALSGVLSEVTFRTHPIFGVAVPGAVPGVPTEILDPRHTWRDKEAYDRTASDLAEKFIKNFEKYAEFANADILAGAPKIAVEA